In Palaemon carinicauda isolate YSFRI2023 chromosome 14, ASM3689809v2, whole genome shotgun sequence, the following proteins share a genomic window:
- the Uba4 gene encoding adenylyltransferase and sulfurtransferase MOCS3, whose amino-acid sequence MDEWSKDDLIRELKKKEEENEILRQRLQKYEDSSIESIQANKVKDLNDFSLIPKDVSKLSHEEVARYSRQLILPELGPNGQKKLAGASALIVGCGGLGCPAAIYLGAAGIGRLGLIDYDTVELSNLHRQILHTEARIGVSKSVSIASSVKALNNNVEITPFDVLLNSETALQIISKFDVVLDCTDNVATRYLLNDACVIANKPLVSGSALRYEGQLTIYHFNGGPCFRCIHPKPPPPETVTNCSDGGVVGVVPGVIGCLQALETIKIITGMGETLSQRLLLFDGLEGMFRTVKLRGHKTSCDVCGDNPTITQLIDYEQFCGSRASDKDKGLHLLEKDERVSVKAYKDLLIEGTPHLLIDVRLPVEQDICKLPNSVNIPLKELKKPESIAVIENKLSSLDTEKIYCLCRRGNDSQLAVSYLQSVLPRDCVIKDIVGGLTAWAQKIDPTYPIY is encoded by the coding sequence atGGACGAATGGTCAAAAGATGACCTCATTCGCGAACTaaagaaaaaggaggaagagaatgaAATTTTGAGACAAAGGTTACAAAAGTATGAAGACTCAAGCATAGAGTCCATACAGGCTAATAAAGTAAAGGATTTAAATGACTTCTCCCTCATTCCTAAAGATGTTTCTAAACTGAGCCACGAAGAAGTTGCGAGGTATTCAAGACAATTGATATTACCCGAACTGGGACCCAACGGACAAAAGAAATTGGCTGGTGCTTCGGCACTAATTGTAGGATGTGGTGGCTTAGGATGTCCAGCGGCAATATATTTAGGTGCAGCAGGTATAGGTCGTCTAGGTCTTATCGACTATGATACCGTCGAGTTGAGTAATTTGCACCGCCAAATATTACACACTGAAGCGAGAATAGGAGTATCCAAGTCTGTCTCAATTGCTTCGTCTGTAAAAGCACTTAATAACAATGTCGAGATTACTCCTTTTGATGTCTTGCTAAATAGTGAAACAGCATTGCAAATCATTTCAAAGTTTGATGTAGTGTTGGACTGCACTGATAATGTTGCCACACGATACTTGCTGAATGATGCATGTGTGATAGCTAACAAGCCATTGGTGTCCGGGTCTGCTCTTCGGTATGAGGGGCAGCTAACGATTTATCACTTTAATGGCGGTCCCTGTTTTCGCTGCATTCACCCAAAGCCTCCTCCACCAGAAACTGTAACCAACTGTTCGGATGGAGGTGTTGTTGGAGTTGTACCTGGAGTTATTGGATGTTTACAGGCTCTTGAAACCATCAAGATCATCACTGGAATGGGTGAAACTTTGTCTCAGAGACTGCTGCTCTTTGACGGCTTAGAGGGGATGTTTCGAACCGTCAAACTACGTGGTCATAAGACTTCCTGCGATGTGTGCGGCGATAATCCAACCATTACTCAACTGATAGACTATGAACAGTTCTGTGGATCCAGGGCATCAGATAAAGACAAAGGCCTTCATTTGCTTGAAAAAGATGAGAGAGTTAGTGTTAAAGCATACAAAGATTTGCTTATTGAAGGCACTCCACACTTACTAATTGATGTTAGGTTACCAGTTGAACAAGATATTTGCAAACTTCCAAATTCAGTGAACATTCCTTTGAAGGAGTTGAAAAAGCCAGAAAGCATTGCTGTTATCGAAAACAAGTTATCATCCCTTGACacggagaaaatttattgcctgTGTCGAAGAGGTAATGACTCACAGTTAGCTGTGTCATATTTGCAGTCAGTCCTACCCAGAGACTGTGTTATCAAAGATATTGTTGGGGGTTTGACAGCTTGGGCACAAAAAATAGATCCTACATACCCAATTTATTGA